A DNA window from SAR324 cluster bacterium contains the following coding sequences:
- a CDS encoding VWA domain-containing protein, with amino-acid sequence MLFDCWRRCCLLLLLSLWLPGMLDAQGTNFFRVPKKQPPVQKEEAPPPPPTPVRPPPKPQLTPPPPANHSVSDVIFLLDTSGSMDAFLPGQKQSKLKSAQKALDFFALNMLQGTRFQLWSFNARLTQHPNSPAAKSKQIIFEEIGPSGSVVRQHLQQQIAGLETRGGTNLYQAIFEALRYFRSPSYQVPEANVKRFPVVVLLADGQDDGYSAINRTQVLQKRKQVEEVEVKVIGFGVTPNSETHRQLCELARPAADCLVTSSSTELQTLIRSFTRS; translated from the coding sequence ATGTTGTTTGATTGCTGGAGACGTTGCTGCCTACTGTTGCTCTTGAGTCTGTGGTTGCCCGGAATGTTGGACGCCCAGGGTACGAATTTTTTCCGTGTGCCAAAGAAGCAGCCCCCGGTACAAAAGGAGGAAGCCCCACCCCCACCTCCAACGCCTGTCCGACCACCGCCAAAACCCCAGCTGACTCCTCCACCTCCTGCGAATCATTCGGTTTCTGATGTGATTTTCCTGCTGGATACTTCCGGCTCGATGGATGCCTTTCTGCCGGGACAGAAACAGAGCAAGCTGAAGTCAGCCCAGAAGGCGCTGGATTTCTTTGCTCTGAACATGCTTCAAGGCACTCGCTTTCAGCTGTGGAGTTTCAACGCCCGCTTGACGCAACACCCGAACTCTCCAGCGGCCAAGAGCAAGCAGATTATTTTTGAAGAAATTGGTCCTTCTGGTTCGGTTGTCCGTCAGCACCTGCAGCAGCAGATTGCTGGACTAGAGACTCGTGGTGGAACGAATCTCTACCAGGCGATCTTTGAGGCTCTGCGATATTTCCGCTCGCCAAGCTACCAAGTTCCTGAAGCGAATGTAAAGCGCTTCCCTGTCGTGGTGCTGCTGGCCGATGGTCAGGACGATGGCTACTCGGCGATCAATCGCACCCAGGTGCTGCAAAAACGTAAGCAGGTTGAGGAGGTTGAGGTCAAGGTGATCGGCTTCGGTGTCACCCCCAATAGTGAAACACATCGCCAACTCTGTGAGTTGGCCCGTCCGGCAGCCGATTGCCTAGTTACGTCATCATCCACGGAATTACAGACGCTGATCCGTTCCTTCACCCGCTCCTGA
- a CDS encoding cysteine desulfurase family protein produces MNSNEHYLDYNATAPLLPEVWEAMQTVQATSYGNPSSPHGPGRRARNRLEEARRKLASLMGVEYQELCFTSGGSESNNAILRQFLQADKPNHWILSPLEHPSLLETAQHLAEQGRASLDLLPVDRGGRVLPEALPELIRPETCLLSVMGANNETGVIQPIAELQIIAQQHGIPLHTDSVQILGRVPVSWQELGVNYATATAHKLGGPGGIGLLYVREGSAFTPMITGGKQERVRRAGTESVALAVGFASALAWVLKQQPQLSERLRSFQQQVLERLQTVEGFFLNGDPQFLLPNTLNVGFQGLSAETLLISLDLDGVAVSTGSACSSGALGPSPVLLAMGLTPTEARSCLRLSWGWQTTQADIDALLERLPHHVQRLREKKK; encoded by the coding sequence ATGAACTCAAACGAACACTATCTGGATTACAACGCCACCGCTCCGCTGCTACCCGAAGTGTGGGAAGCAATGCAGACCGTTCAGGCCACCAGCTACGGCAATCCATCCAGCCCACATGGACCCGGACGTCGAGCCCGGAATCGCCTGGAAGAGGCCCGTCGAAAACTAGCCTCGTTGATGGGGGTGGAATACCAGGAACTGTGTTTCACCAGCGGTGGCAGTGAAAGCAACAATGCGATCCTCCGACAATTTCTGCAGGCGGACAAGCCAAATCATTGGATTCTTTCCCCACTCGAACATCCTTCGCTACTGGAAACCGCACAGCATTTGGCCGAACAAGGACGAGCTTCCTTGGATCTGCTGCCAGTTGACCGTGGAGGTCGTGTGCTGCCAGAGGCACTGCCAGAACTGATTCGTCCAGAGACCTGCCTCCTCAGCGTGATGGGTGCCAACAATGAAACTGGTGTAATTCAGCCGATTGCAGAACTCCAGATCATTGCCCAGCAACATGGAATTCCACTGCACACCGACAGTGTTCAAATCTTGGGAAGAGTGCCTGTTTCCTGGCAGGAACTGGGAGTGAACTACGCCACAGCCACCGCACACAAGCTTGGAGGACCTGGTGGAATTGGTTTGCTCTACGTGCGAGAGGGTTCGGCCTTCACTCCCATGATCACTGGGGGCAAGCAGGAACGAGTTCGGCGCGCTGGAACCGAGAGCGTCGCGTTGGCTGTTGGTTTTGCTTCAGCCCTAGCCTGGGTGCTCAAGCAACAACCTCAACTCTCCGAGCGGTTGCGTAGCTTTCAGCAGCAGGTTCTGGAGAGATTACAGACCGTGGAAGGTTTCTTCTTGAATGGAGATCCACAATTTCTGCTACCCAACACCCTCAACGTCGGCTTTCAAGGCTTGAGCGCAGAGACTCTGCTGATCTCGCTTGATCTGGATGGAGTTGCTGTCTCGACAGGATCGGCTTGCTCCTCGGGTGCCCTGGGACCAAGTCCTGTTCTGCTGGCGATGGGTCTCACTCCCACCGAAGCTCGCTCCTGCCTACGCCTGAGCTGGGGCTGGCAGACCACTCAAGCCGACATCGATGCCCTGCTGGAGCGGTTGCCTCATCACGTGCAACGGTTGCGGGAGAAAAAGAAGTGA